A section of the Bradyrhizobium oligotrophicum S58 genome encodes:
- the pdxR gene encoding MocR-like pyridoxine biosynthesis transcription factor PdxR has product MAKFAPLLRSEADRPTVPIHDLLFWVSLFDGLDRGGTFLQLQIRQMIVTAIEDGRLPLGVRMPSSRDLAALLKVSRNTIVIAYEQLVDQNFLVSRERSGYFVAGLPKHIGEAQQPATEVYSRRWTERFALQPSALRNIVKPLDWQTYPYPFIFGQFDPSLFPTNDWRESARAALSVPEINNWARDMIDGDDPALIEQLQRQVLPRRGIRARADEIMLTIGAQHALYLIAKLFLQPDTPIGIEDPGYPDARNIFGMMTSQVLPLRLDDQGLVPDEAFARCALAYVTASHQCPTTATMSRARREEILKVARERDIVLIEDDYESELMPEGSSLPPLMSLDRDQSVLYVGSLSKALAPGLRLGYVVAPAPVIRELRALRRLMLRHPPLNNQRVAALFIGLGHYRSHLQQVGRVLLERATLLDTLLPQALPGCSWSRGPGSTSYWITCPAGTDTVKLSEVARAEGVVIEPGDVFSINPDATRNCFRLGFSSIRTDRIAPGIAKLGQIFARSMSSQDT; this is encoded by the coding sequence ATGGCAAAATTCGCGCCCTTGCTGCGATCCGAAGCGGACCGGCCAACAGTTCCGATTCACGACCTCCTGTTCTGGGTTTCACTGTTCGACGGCCTGGACCGCGGCGGCACCTTCCTGCAACTTCAGATCCGACAGATGATCGTAACAGCGATCGAGGATGGTCGTCTGCCGCTCGGCGTTCGCATGCCGTCCAGCCGCGATCTCGCCGCGCTGCTCAAGGTGTCCCGCAATACCATCGTCATCGCCTATGAGCAGCTCGTCGATCAGAACTTCCTGGTCTCACGCGAGCGCAGCGGTTACTTCGTGGCCGGCCTGCCCAAGCATATCGGCGAAGCCCAGCAGCCTGCGACGGAGGTCTACAGCCGCCGCTGGACCGAGCGGTTCGCACTGCAGCCGTCGGCGCTACGCAACATCGTCAAGCCGCTTGACTGGCAGACCTATCCCTATCCCTTCATCTTCGGCCAGTTCGACCCGAGCCTGTTTCCCACCAACGACTGGCGCGAAAGCGCGCGCGCGGCGCTCAGCGTGCCCGAGATCAACAACTGGGCGCGCGACATGATCGACGGCGACGATCCGGCGCTGATCGAACAGTTGCAGCGGCAGGTGCTGCCGCGCCGCGGCATCCGCGCCCGCGCCGACGAGATCATGCTCACGATCGGAGCACAGCACGCCCTGTACTTAATTGCGAAGCTGTTCCTGCAGCCCGACACCCCGATCGGAATCGAAGACCCCGGCTATCCGGACGCGCGCAACATCTTCGGCATGATGACGTCGCAAGTCCTGCCGCTTCGGCTCGACGATCAGGGTCTGGTGCCTGACGAGGCGTTCGCGCGCTGCGCGCTGGCGTATGTGACGGCGAGCCATCAATGCCCGACCACGGCCACGATGTCGCGGGCGCGCCGCGAGGAGATTCTCAAGGTCGCGCGCGAGCGCGACATCGTCCTGATCGAGGATGATTATGAAAGCGAGCTGATGCCGGAGGGCAGCAGCCTGCCGCCGTTGATGAGCCTGGATCGCGACCAGAGCGTGCTCTATGTCGGCAGCCTGTCGAAGGCCTTGGCGCCCGGCCTGCGGCTCGGCTACGTCGTGGCGCCGGCGCCCGTCATCCGCGAGTTGCGTGCGCTGCGCAGGCTGATGCTGCGCCATCCGCCGCTGAACAACCAGCGCGTCGCGGCCTTGTTCATCGGCCTCGGACACTACCGCTCCCATCTGCAGCAGGTCGGCCGCGTGCTGCTCGAACGCGCCACCCTGCTCGACACCCTGCTGCCGCAGGCACTGCCGGGCTGCAGCTGGTCGCGCGGCCCGGGCAGCACCAGCTATTGGATCACCTGCCCCGCGGGAACGGACACGGTCAAGCTGTCAGAGGTCGCGCGCGCCGAAGGCGTCGTCATCGAGCCCGGCGACGTGTTCTCGATCAACCCGGATGCGACGCGCAACTGCTTTCGTCTCGGCTTCTCCTCGATCCGGACCGACCGGATCGCGCCGGGTATCGCGAAGCTGGGCCAGATCTTCGCCCGGTCCATGTCGTCGCAAGACACCTGA
- a CDS encoding sulfite exporter TauE/SafE family protein, whose product MAPQQLAVAVYDIAATSLPSAALVLAAALSIFAAALVRGFTGFGFALTAVPLLGLFMPPTQSVPVAVCLQLLIGLGDLPRASRVCDWPSLRWLILGGVIGSPIGVLVLSLVSASAARLLIALITVGAVVLLNAGFRLTTAPARRITALVGLTAGMFNGLAGMPGPPVIVYYNSGAFGRIAARASMMVFFLVSSIVATATLASFDLLDLHVAVLTALGIPVMLVGTWLGDLGFHRGSDTLHRRVSMTSLAAVALGSALKGLSDLL is encoded by the coding sequence ATGGCCCCGCAGCAACTGGCCGTCGCGGTCTATGACATCGCCGCCACCTCGCTGCCGAGCGCCGCACTGGTGCTCGCTGCGGCGCTGTCGATCTTTGCAGCGGCGCTGGTGCGCGGTTTCACGGGCTTCGGCTTTGCGCTGACGGCCGTGCCGTTGCTCGGCCTGTTCATGCCGCCAACGCAATCGGTGCCGGTCGCAGTCTGTCTGCAGCTTCTGATCGGGCTCGGCGATCTGCCGCGCGCCTCGCGGGTCTGTGACTGGCCCTCGCTGCGTTGGCTGATCCTCGGAGGCGTAATCGGCTCTCCGATCGGCGTGCTGGTGCTCAGCCTGGTCTCGGCCTCGGCGGCACGCCTCCTGATTGCCCTGATCACGGTCGGCGCGGTCGTGCTGCTGAACGCCGGGTTTCGGTTGACGACGGCACCGGCGCGCAGGATCACAGCGCTGGTCGGTCTCACCGCCGGTATGTTCAACGGTCTTGCGGGCATGCCCGGGCCGCCGGTGATCGTCTACTACAATTCGGGCGCGTTCGGCCGAATCGCTGCGCGTGCCTCGATGATGGTGTTCTTCCTCGTCTCCTCGATCGTTGCGACCGCCACCCTCGCGTCGTTCGATCTCCTCGACCTGCATGTCGCGGTCCTGACCGCGCTTGGTATTCCCGTGATGCTGGTCGGGACCTGGCTCGGCGATCTCGGTTTTCACCGCGGCAGCGACACGCTGCATCGCCGGGTGTCGATGACGAGTCTCGCAGCGGTCGCTCTCGGCAGCGCGCTCAAGGGGCTAAGCGACCTGCTGTAG
- a CDS encoding nuclear transport factor 2 family protein, with protein MADLETVRSELLDNLFAAFNRHDGAAVMACMTDDIVFDAAAGPDSCGRRINGRADVRAAFEATWGGMPDVSWECTRHAVFGDRALSEWIFRATAPDGRRIEVQGCDLFSFRGDKICTKSAFRKDRPPQPAASGSAAR; from the coding sequence ATGGCCGATCTCGAAACCGTCCGCAGCGAACTGCTCGACAATCTGTTCGCCGCCTTCAACCGTCACGATGGCGCAGCCGTGATGGCCTGCATGACCGATGACATCGTGTTCGACGCAGCTGCCGGCCCCGACAGCTGCGGGCGTCGTATCAACGGCAGGGCCGACGTGCGCGCCGCGTTCGAGGCGACCTGGGGCGGCATGCCCGACGTCAGCTGGGAGTGTACGCGCCATGCGGTGTTCGGCGACCGGGCCCTGTCCGAGTGGATCTTCCGCGCGACCGCGCCCGACGGCCGGCGCATCGAAGTGCAGGGCTGCGACCTGTTCAGCTTCCGCGGCGACAAGATCTGCACCAAGAGCGCCTTCCGCAAGGACCGGCCGCCGCAGCCGGCCGCGAGCGGGAGTGCCGCGCGATGA
- a CDS encoding NAD(P)/FAD-dependent oxidoreductase, protein MNMHALPTAAYDPHYDPLVADGPGRNRDYAPTYWIATAGTPPESDGPITTDTTAEIAIIGSGYTGLACAIFLAREHGIKAIVLEANRVAWGCSTRNGGQAQNASGRLTRSQWIKRWGLDVARRMHDEVTEGFEAFEELVRSSPVDVEPQRGGHLYIAHRQRNLDKIAAESNVLNDVFGYASRVISREELASDFVNEAEAVGAVHEPLGTGVHPAKLAFGYLQMARALGVRIHTASPVTRIEQRNGKFVLHTPGGAVSVNGVGIATGAYTSLGLTPELSGRCMPILSNSLVTRPLTAAELAATGFKTRQVITDTRTLRFYYRLLPDDRVQIGSRSAITGADATHDRHLQLLIDGLHRKFPAITGIEIDYSWWGWVDVSHDMMPRIVRPDPQARLVYALGYGGNGVSYSAQAGRRMAQMLAGQSFKGQDLPIFTSPLPTHPFAPFRRIGQRMLYRWYHLRDEAS, encoded by the coding sequence ATGAACATGCATGCCTTGCCGACGGCCGCCTACGACCCCCACTACGACCCGCTGGTCGCCGACGGACCAGGTCGTAACCGCGACTACGCTCCCACCTACTGGATCGCCACCGCCGGCACGCCGCCGGAGAGCGACGGTCCGATCACGACCGACACGACGGCCGAAATCGCCATCATCGGCTCGGGCTACACCGGTCTCGCTTGCGCGATCTTCCTGGCCCGCGAGCACGGCATCAAAGCGATCGTGCTCGAGGCCAACCGCGTGGCCTGGGGCTGCAGCACGCGCAATGGCGGCCAGGCCCAGAATGCCTCTGGCCGGCTGACGCGCTCGCAATGGATCAAGCGCTGGGGGCTCGACGTCGCCAGGCGCATGCACGACGAGGTCACCGAGGGCTTCGAGGCCTTCGAGGAACTGGTGCGATCGAGCCCTGTTGACGTCGAGCCGCAGCGCGGCGGTCACCTCTACATCGCTCACCGCCAGCGCAATCTCGACAAGATCGCAGCGGAATCAAATGTGCTCAACGATGTGTTCGGCTATGCCTCGCGCGTCATATCACGTGAGGAACTGGCTAGCGACTTCGTCAATGAGGCCGAGGCCGTCGGCGCGGTGCACGAGCCGCTTGGAACCGGTGTGCATCCGGCAAAGCTCGCCTTCGGCTATCTGCAGATGGCGCGCGCGCTCGGCGTGCGGATTCATACCGCGAGCCCGGTAACGCGCATCGAACAGCGCAACGGCAAATTCGTTCTGCATACGCCGGGCGGCGCCGTCAGCGTGAACGGCGTCGGCATCGCCACCGGTGCCTATACCTCGCTCGGGCTGACGCCGGAATTGTCCGGCCGCTGCATGCCGATCCTGTCGAACTCGCTGGTCACGCGCCCGCTCACGGCGGCCGAACTTGCGGCGACCGGCTTCAAGACCCGGCAGGTCATCACGGACACACGCACCTTGCGCTTCTACTACCGGCTGCTGCCGGACGACCGGGTCCAGATCGGCAGCCGCAGCGCGATCACCGGCGCCGACGCTACGCATGACCGCCACCTCCAGCTTTTGATCGATGGCCTGCATCGCAAATTCCCCGCGATCACCGGCATCGAGATCGATTACTCCTGGTGGGGCTGGGTCGATGTCAGCCACGACATGATGCCGCGCATCGTGCGCCCCGATCCCCAGGCGAGACTGGTGTATGCGCTCGGCTATGGCGGCAACGGCGTGTCCTATTCGGCCCAGGCCGGCCGCCGCATGGCGCAAATGCTCGCGGGCCAATCCTTCAAGGGACAGGACCTGCCGATCTTCACCTCGCCGCTGCCGACGCATCCCTTCGCGCCGTTCCGCCGCATCGGACAGCGGATGCTCTATCGCTGGTATCATCTGCGCGACGAGGCGAGTTGA
- a CDS encoding LysR substrate-binding domain-containing protein, with the protein MDRFEAMRTLVAAVDGGSLSAASRALGVPLPTVSRWISDLEAHLGSRLLVRTSRKLILTEAGEAFAAVARRLLDDLAEAERAASGEYREPRGELLVTAPIMFGKLHVAPLVHAFLAAYTPVSVRLILSDHVIDIVEAHVDVAVRIGRMPDSQLISRQVGHVRWILSASPDYLARRGEPANLEALRDHDCIAFEGLQTYRSWTFGSGANERTVPIKPRFSVNTADAVVEAAAAGLGVARLMSYQAAPAIADRRLVQILHRRDDHPTPVNLMHQPQPVQPLKRRAFLDFVAPRLSLALANIEESLGRA; encoded by the coding sequence ATGGACCGCTTCGAAGCGATGCGGACGCTGGTGGCGGCAGTGGATGGCGGCAGCCTCTCGGCGGCGTCCCGAGCGCTCGGCGTGCCCCTGCCGACGGTCAGTCGCTGGATTTCCGATCTGGAGGCACATCTCGGCTCGCGGCTGCTGGTGCGGACCAGCCGCAAGCTGATCCTGACCGAGGCCGGCGAAGCCTTCGCGGCTGTGGCGCGGCGCCTGCTCGACGATCTGGCCGAGGCGGAGCGCGCGGCCAGCGGCGAATATCGCGAACCGCGCGGCGAGTTGCTGGTGACGGCGCCGATCATGTTCGGCAAGCTTCATGTCGCGCCGCTCGTCCATGCGTTCCTTGCCGCCTATACGCCGGTCAGCGTGCGGCTGATCCTGTCGGACCACGTCATCGATATCGTCGAAGCGCATGTCGACGTCGCGGTCCGCATCGGCCGCATGCCAGACAGCCAACTCATCAGCCGCCAGGTCGGCCACGTGCGCTGGATCCTCAGCGCCAGTCCGGACTACCTCGCCCGCCGCGGCGAACCCGCGAACCTCGAGGCTTTACGCGATCATGATTGCATCGCCTTCGAAGGCTTGCAGACCTACCGGAGCTGGACGTTCGGCAGTGGCGCCAACGAACGCACAGTGCCCATCAAGCCGCGGTTTTCGGTCAACACGGCCGACGCCGTGGTGGAGGCGGCGGCGGCCGGCCTCGGTGTCGCGCGCCTGATGTCATACCAGGCCGCTCCTGCGATCGCTGACCGTCGGCTGGTGCAGATCCTGCACCGCCGGGACGATCACCCAACCCCGGTCAACCTCATGCACCAGCCGCAACCGGTCCAGCCGCTCAAGCGCCGTGCCTTCCTGGATTTCGTTGCACCAAGGCTGAGCCTTGCCCTGGCAAATATCGAAGAGTCCCTTGGGAGAGCATGA
- a CDS encoding carboxymuconolactone decarboxylase family protein, whose translation MTRIPTPATIADAPEASRSLLEAVAKQLGSTPNMFRAIALSPQALAGYVALSGALGKGSLPAATRERIALAVAEINGCSYCLSAHTYLGRNLAGLDDAEITANRNGASNDLKADAAVRFAALVAANRGHVTDADFAAVKLAGYTDAEVIEIVQHVALNSWTNFFNEVFKTEIDFPVVETSKAA comes from the coding sequence ATGACCCGCATCCCGACCCCCGCCACCATCGCCGATGCGCCCGAAGCCTCGCGTTCGCTGCTTGAAGCGGTCGCCAAGCAGCTCGGCAGCACGCCAAATATGTTCCGTGCGATCGCGCTCAGCCCGCAGGCGCTGGCCGGCTATGTCGCTTTGTCCGGCGCGCTCGGCAAGGGTTCGCTGCCCGCCGCCACGCGGGAGCGGATCGCCTTGGCGGTGGCCGAAATCAACGGCTGCAGCTACTGCCTGTCCGCGCACACCTATCTCGGCCGCAACCTCGCCGGGCTGGATGACGCGGAGATCACCGCCAACCGCAACGGCGCGTCGAACGACCTCAAGGCCGACGCCGCCGTTCGCTTCGCAGCCCTGGTCGCTGCCAATCGCGGCCATGTCACCGACGCCGATTTCGCCGCCGTGAAGCTCGCCGGCTACACCGACGCTGAGGTCATCGAGATCGTGCAGCACGTCGCTCTGAACAGCTGGACCAACTTCTTCAACGAAGTGTTCAAGACCGAGATCGACTTCCCGGTCGTCGAAACCAGCAAGGCCGCCTGA
- a CDS encoding alpha/beta fold hydrolase, which yields MTHYKFATVNDRQVFYREAGDPTHPTIILLHGFPTSSFMFRDLIPLLAERFHVIAPDYIGFGQSDAPSVAEFDYSFENLTTHVAGLIEQLGLSSYILYMHDYGGPVGFRLFTRNPKAVTGFVIQNTNAYMEGVGEMAAQVFLPLWAKRDAASEAAARGLLAADTTKYQYQVGARNAEAISPDNWTHDQALLDRTGHDAAHLNLLEDYKTNVGLYDGWHQAFRTHGPKTLIVWGRNDPFFIPAGAEAYLADLSDARLVWLDAGHFVLDENAATVAAEIKASFAN from the coding sequence GTGACCCACTACAAGTTCGCCACCGTCAATGATCGCCAGGTGTTCTATCGCGAAGCCGGCGATCCGACACATCCGACCATCATCCTGCTGCACGGCTTTCCCACCAGCAGTTTCATGTTCCGAGACCTGATCCCGCTGCTGGCGGAACGGTTCCACGTGATCGCTCCCGACTACATCGGCTTCGGCCAGTCAGATGCGCCATCGGTTGCCGAGTTCGACTACAGCTTCGAGAATCTGACCACGCATGTGGCGGGGCTGATCGAGCAGCTCGGACTGAGCTCCTACATCCTCTACATGCACGACTACGGCGGCCCCGTCGGCTTCCGGCTGTTCACGCGCAATCCGAAGGCCGTCACCGGCTTCGTCATCCAGAACACCAATGCGTATATGGAAGGCGTCGGCGAGATGGCGGCGCAGGTCTTCCTGCCGCTGTGGGCGAAGCGCGACGCGGCCAGCGAGGCCGCCGCGCGCGGGCTCCTTGCCGCCGACACGACGAAGTACCAGTATCAGGTCGGCGCCCGCAATGCCGAAGCCATCAGCCCCGACAATTGGACGCATGATCAGGCGCTGCTCGACCGCACCGGCCATGATGCGGCACATCTGAACCTGCTCGAAGACTACAAGACCAACGTCGGGCTCTACGACGGCTGGCACCAGGCCTTCCGCACCCACGGCCCGAAGACGTTGATCGTGTGGGGCAGGAACGATCCGTTCTTCATCCCCGCCGGTGCCGAGGCCTATCTCGCCGATCTGTCCGACGCCCGCCTCGTCTGGCTCGATGCCGGCCACTTCGTCCTCGACGAAAACGCCGCCACGGTCGCCGCGGAGATCAAGGCGAGCTTCGCCAACTGA
- a CDS encoding SDR family oxidoreductase encodes MARSIIVTGASKGIGRAAAEALSANGWHVIGIARSAPAAFPGTFIEVDLADAAATSALVESVAARGDVLGIVNNAGMARAERFGDVDPTAFLSLLAFNLQPALRLTQALLPAMRAARFGRIVNVTSLVTLGLPQRTSYAASKAALESITRTIGIEQAPHGITANAVAPGPTETELFRSNNAPGSEGEARYLAQVPMNRLGAPAEIAAAIAFLASDAAGFITGQTLFVDGGASLGRG; translated from the coding sequence ATGGCGCGCAGCATCATCGTGACCGGAGCTTCCAAGGGCATTGGGCGAGCGGCCGCCGAGGCGCTTTCCGCAAACGGCTGGCATGTGATCGGCATCGCCCGATCCGCGCCGGCCGCCTTTCCTGGCACATTCATCGAGGTTGACCTCGCTGACGCGGCAGCAACCAGCGCGCTGGTCGAGAGCGTCGCGGCGCGCGGCGACGTGCTCGGCATCGTCAACAATGCGGGCATGGCGCGGGCGGAGCGGTTCGGCGACGTCGATCCGACGGCCTTCCTCAGTCTGCTGGCGTTCAACCTGCAACCGGCGCTCCGCCTCACCCAGGCGCTGCTGCCCGCGATGCGGGCCGCACGGTTCGGCAGGATCGTCAACGTCACCAGCCTCGTCACACTGGGTCTGCCGCAACGCACCAGCTATGCCGCGTCGAAGGCTGCGCTCGAGAGCATCACGCGCACGATCGGCATCGAACAGGCGCCGCACGGCATCACCGCCAACGCGGTTGCTCCCGGGCCGACCGAGACCGAGCTGTTCCGTTCCAACAATGCTCCCGGCAGCGAGGGTGAAGCCCGGTACCTCGCTCAGGTGCCGATGAACCGGCTGGGTGCGCCCGCCGAAATCGCCGCCGCGATCGCCTTCCTCGCGTCGGACGCTGCTGGCTTCATCACCGGACAAACGCTGTTCGTCGATGGCGGCGCTAGTCTGGGCCGCGGTTGA
- a CDS encoding glutathione S-transferase family protein: MIHVYAFSTPNSVKIPIALEELGLDYILTSVNIRQGGQKAPDFVALNPNGKVPVLVDGDLVLSESAAILVYLAEKTGKLLPTSGAARARVFEQLFFHASGLGPAFGNAGFFRNLAPQSIPVAIDRFGNEAQRVTGLLDNLLAHQRFVAGNALSIADIAHFGWLWRRQFAQVSIDAAPNVQRYIAELEARPAFQRGIARTIAMAEG; this comes from the coding sequence ATGATCCACGTCTATGCCTTTTCGACGCCCAACAGCGTCAAAATTCCGATCGCGCTGGAAGAACTGGGGCTCGATTACATCCTCACCAGCGTCAACATCCGCCAAGGGGGCCAGAAGGCGCCCGATTTCGTTGCGCTAAACCCTAACGGCAAGGTACCGGTGCTGGTCGATGGCGATCTTGTCCTGAGCGAAAGCGCCGCGATCCTGGTTTATCTGGCGGAAAAGACCGGCAAGCTGCTGCCGACATCGGGCGCAGCGCGGGCACGGGTGTTCGAACAATTGTTCTTCCACGCGTCGGGGCTGGGGCCGGCGTTCGGCAACGCGGGCTTTTTCCGCAATTTAGCGCCCCAGTCGATTCCGGTTGCCATCGACCGCTTCGGCAACGAGGCGCAGCGCGTGACCGGCCTTCTCGACAATCTTCTGGCGCATCAGCGCTTCGTCGCAGGCAACGCGCTCAGCATCGCCGACATCGCCCATTTCGGCTGGCTGTGGCGACGCCAGTTCGCTCAAGTGTCGATTGACGCTGCGCCTAACGTCCAGCGCTATATCGCCGAATTGGAGGCCCGGCCCGCCTTCCAGCGCGGGATCGCGCGGACCATCGCGATGGCGGAGGGTTGA
- a CDS encoding peroxiredoxin-like family protein — MTLQARLDAFKADFRAGKPPYSVPAAVIATMDRATDELIASGAAGRALKAGEQAPDFALPAEDGTLVSSRDLLARGPLIVSFYRGVWCPYCNMELQALQAALPDFRQAGANLIAISPQTRVNSRKSVRQNELDFPILSDAENTVAAMFGLRFRMPDYLIALYRDVLRNDLPAFNGDASWTLPMPGRFVIGQDATIRYAEVNPDYTRRPEPSDMLPAVRAASLARA, encoded by the coding sequence ATGACCCTGCAAGCCAGACTCGACGCCTTCAAGGCCGACTTCCGCGCGGGCAAGCCGCCCTACAGCGTGCCCGCCGCCGTTATTGCGACGATGGACCGTGCCACCGACGAACTGATCGCTTCGGGAGCTGCCGGCCGCGCGCTGAAGGCGGGCGAACAGGCGCCGGACTTCGCGTTGCCCGCCGAGGACGGAACATTGGTGAGTTCGCGCGATCTTCTCGCGCGCGGACCGCTGATCGTTAGCTTTTACCGCGGCGTCTGGTGCCCCTATTGCAACATGGAGCTGCAGGCCCTGCAGGCCGCGCTGCCCGATTTTCGCCAGGCCGGAGCCAACCTGATTGCGATCAGCCCGCAGACCCGAGTCAACAGCCGCAAATCGGTGCGCCAGAACGAACTCGACTTTCCGATCCTGTCGGATGCCGAAAACACGGTTGCCGCGATGTTCGGCCTGCGCTTCCGCATGCCGGACTATCTGATCGCGCTCTACCGCGACGTGCTGCGCAACGATCTCCCTGCATTCAATGGCGACGCCAGCTGGACGCTGCCGATGCCGGGCCGTTTCGTGATCGGGCAGGACGCAACGATCCGCTATGCCGAGGTGAACCCCGACTACACGCGCCGGCCTGAGCCGTCTGACATGCTGCCCGCCGTCCGCGCCGCGTCGCTGGCGCGCGCCTGA
- a CDS encoding enoyl-CoA hydratase/isomerase family protein translates to MAKFDTYKDAFPNARLTRQDNGVLEVALHSGGGKLIFNGHTHEQFVDLFHVIGEDRDNRVVILTGSGDAFMDTIEADGFDFFSPQGYDRILREGRKVLSNILDIEVPMITALNGPVLLHSEYALLTDIILATPETVFQDKPHFDFGIVPGDGVNLLWPEVIGSVRGRYFILTRQVLDARTAMAYGAVNEIVPADRLLARAHEIADGLAALPPLTSRYTRIALTQKLRRIIDEGAGYGLALEGISAADVARRMAAQG, encoded by the coding sequence ATGGCCAAGTTCGATACCTACAAGGATGCTTTTCCCAACGCCCGGCTGACCCGCCAGGACAATGGCGTGCTCGAAGTCGCCCTTCATTCCGGCGGTGGAAAGCTGATCTTCAACGGCCATACGCATGAGCAGTTCGTCGATCTGTTCCACGTGATCGGCGAGGATCGCGATAATCGCGTCGTCATCCTCACGGGCAGCGGCGACGCGTTCATGGACACGATCGAAGCGGACGGCTTCGATTTCTTCAGCCCGCAAGGCTATGACAGGATCCTGCGCGAAGGCCGGAAGGTCCTTTCCAACATCCTCGACATCGAAGTTCCGATGATCACCGCGCTCAATGGCCCGGTGCTGCTGCACAGCGAATACGCGCTTCTGACCGACATCATCCTCGCGACGCCCGAGACGGTGTTTCAGGACAAGCCGCATTTCGATTTCGGGATCGTGCCGGGCGACGGCGTCAATCTGTTGTGGCCCGAAGTGATCGGAAGTGTTCGGGGACGCTATTTCATCCTCACCCGTCAGGTGCTCGATGCCCGGACCGCCATGGCATATGGCGCCGTCAACGAAATCGTCCCTGCCGACCGCCTGCTGGCGCGCGCGCACGAGATTGCCGACGGTCTCGCTGCGCTGCCGCCGCTGACCAGCCGCTATACCCGCATCGCGCTGACGCAGAAGCTGCGTCGCATCATCGACGAAGGCGCCGGTTACGGCCTCGCGCTCGAAGGGATCAGCGCCGCAGACGTCGCCCGCCGCATGGCCGCGCAAGGCTGA
- a CDS encoding LysR family transcriptional regulator: MDRMGAMQTLVRVVDTGSFSAAARALNIGQPAVSKTVAQLEDRLGVRLLTRTTRGLSPTEAGLRFYERARRAIEEADEAELAARGAGAGLHGTLRVSAATTFARLHVVKLLPGFLAAHPRLEVELILDDRVIDLVEERIDVALRMGDLEDSSATARRLASSPRSMLATRRYFERVGMPASPSDLAGHDSVVYMQGRHGTWRFRHDGTETSVVVGGRLRVSSAEGIRSAVLADMGLTIASHWMFAPEMASGEVCTVLDAWTLDPIDLWAVFPTGRLVSAKARAFTDLVAAALRSDAG; the protein is encoded by the coding sequence ATGGACCGAATGGGAGCGATGCAGACATTGGTCCGGGTGGTCGACACCGGCTCCTTCTCGGCTGCTGCGCGTGCGCTCAACATCGGACAGCCGGCGGTCTCCAAGACGGTTGCGCAGCTCGAGGACCGTCTGGGGGTTCGTTTGCTGACCCGGACCACTCGGGGGCTCAGCCCGACCGAGGCAGGCCTGCGCTTCTACGAACGCGCGCGTCGCGCCATCGAGGAAGCCGACGAAGCGGAGCTTGCGGCACGGGGCGCCGGCGCGGGGCTACACGGCACCTTGCGTGTATCGGCGGCGACGACTTTTGCGCGGCTGCATGTCGTGAAGCTGCTGCCCGGTTTTCTCGCCGCCCATCCGAGGCTTGAGGTCGAGCTGATTCTCGACGACAGGGTGATCGATCTGGTCGAGGAGAGGATCGATGTCGCGCTGCGTATGGGCGACCTCGAGGACTCGTCTGCGACGGCACGGCGGCTGGCGTCGAGCCCGCGGTCAATGCTTGCAACGCGGCGCTATTTCGAGCGGGTGGGGATGCCCGCATCACCTTCCGACCTCGCCGGGCATGACAGCGTCGTCTACATGCAGGGGCGTCACGGCACATGGCGATTCCGGCACGATGGAACCGAGACGTCTGTGGTGGTCGGCGGTCGGCTGCGGGTCAGCAGCGCCGAGGGCATCCGTTCCGCCGTGCTGGCAGACATGGGACTGACAATCGCGTCCCACTGGATGTTCGCACCCGAAATGGCTTCGGGCGAGGTCTGTACCGTGCTTGACGCATGGACACTCGACCCCATCGACCTGTGGGCGGTCTTCCCCACTGGCCGTCTGGTGTCAGCAAAGGCGCGTGCCTTCACCGATCTGGTTGCAGCGGCGCTACGATCCGATGCGGGTTGA